A stretch of Acipenser ruthenus chromosome 1, fAciRut3.2 maternal haplotype, whole genome shotgun sequence DNA encodes these proteins:
- the LOC117421473 gene encoding melatonin receptor type 1A-A codes for MRINGSHLNSTSSIPQELTLDRAPWVATTLGSFLIFTIVVDILGNLLVIFSVYKNKKLRNAGNLFVVSLAVADLVVAIYPYPLVLTSIFHNSWNLGYMHCQISGFLMGLSVIGSIFNITGIAINRYCYICHSLKYDKLYSDKNSLCYVILIWVLTVIAIVPNLFVGSLQYDPRVYSCTFVQSVNSAYTIAVVFFHFLLPIMIVTYCYLRIWILVIQVRRRVKPDTRPKLTPHDVRNFVTMFVVFVLFAVCWAPLNFIGLAVAVNPETVIPRIPEWLFVASYFMAYFNSCLNAIVYGLLNQNFRREYKRIIVSVCTARIFFPDSSNDAAERIKSKPSPLMTNNNQVKVDSV; via the exons ATGAGAATTAATGGGAGTCATCTGAACAGTACATCATCGATCCCACAGGAGCTCACTTTGGATCGAGCTCCCTGGGTAGCCACAACATTGGGCAGCTTTTTGATCTTTACAATTGTGGTAGATATTCTGGGCAATCTTTTGGTCATTTTTTCAGTTTACAAGAACAAGAAATTAAGGAATGCAG GAAACCTATTTGTTGTTAGTCTGGCTGTAGCAGACCTTGTGGTGGCAATCTATCCTTATCCTTTAGTGCTTACGTCAATTTTTCACAATAGCTGGAATCTCGGATATATGCACTGCCAAATCAGTGGATTTCTAATGGGACTCAGCGTGATTGGATCTATCTTTAACATAACAGGTATTGCAATAAACCGCTACTGCTACATCTGTCACAGTCTAAAGTATGATAAGCTATATAGTGACAAAAACTCACTCTGCTATGTTATTCTGATTTGGGTTCTGACAGTCATTGCCATTGTGCCCAACTTATTTGTGGGATCGCTGCAGTATGACCCCAGAGTGTACTCTTGCACATTTGTGCAGTCAGTCAACTCAGCCTATACTATTGCTGTGGTTTTCTTTCACTTCTTACTCCCCATAATGATTGTCACCTACTGCTATCTGAGAATATGGATTTTGGTTATCCAAGTGAGAAGACGGGTGAAGCCTGACACCAGACCCAAGCTGACTCCCCATGACGTTAGGAATTTTGTCACCATGTTTGTGGTGTTTGTCCTTTTTGCAGTTTGCTGGGCACCGCTAAATTTCATAGGCCTTGCAGTTGCAGTAAATCCAGAGACTGTGATACCCAGAATTCCAGAGTGGCTTTTCGTTGCCAGTTATTTCATGGCCTATTTCAACAGCTGCCTTAATGCTATTGTCTATGGACTGTTGAACCAGAATTTCAGAAGAGAGTACAAAAGAATAATTGTCTCTGTTTGCACGGCAAGGATTTTCTTTCCTGATAGCTCCAATGATGCAGCTGAAAGAATCAAAAGTAAGCCATCTCCTTTAATGACCAACAACAATCAAGTGAAGGTGGATTCAGTCTGA